The Pleurodeles waltl isolate 20211129_DDA chromosome 6, aPleWal1.hap1.20221129, whole genome shotgun sequence genome has a segment encoding these proteins:
- the LOC138301793 gene encoding olfactory receptor 1G1-like has protein sequence MENGNLTLVTEFVLLGLSENPDHQLPLFIIFLIMYSIAILGNAIIIAAITTESELHSPMYFFICHLSLADMCLTSVTAPKMLVNIMSKERSISFSNCITQLYFFVAFLCIESYLLGVMAYDRYVAICKPFHYVLVMNMRANILLAVGSWTTGFLNSLLHSVMISLLLFCGPNFIENFFCDIPAMLKLSCSDTSTNELLILTEATMMAMASILTIVISYISIISTILRIHSNEGRRCTFSTCSSHLIVVSLYYGTIIFSYIRPASTYSLQKDKVVSVMYTVVTPLVNPFIYSLRNKKVKEAMQRLLKRQLFFQRI, from the coding sequence ATGGAGAACGGAAACCTGACTTTGGTGACGGAATTTGTCCTTCTGGGACTTTCAGAAAACCCAGACCATCAGCTTCCATTGTTCATTATTTTCCTGATAATGTACTCTATTGCAATATTAGGTAATGCCATCATCATTGCGGCCATCACCACTGAGTCAGAGCTCCACAGCCCCATGTATTTCTTCATCTGCCACCTGTCATTGGCAGACATGTGCCTCACTTCGGTCACTGCCCCCAAAATGCTGGTAAACATCATGTCAAAGGAGAGATCCATTTCTTTCAGTAATTGCATCACACAACTGTACTTCTTTGTAGCGTTTTTATGCATAGAGAGCTACTTACTTGGGGTCATGGCTTATGACAGATATGTTGCAATATGTAAACCATTTCATTATGTCCTGGTGATGAACATGAGAGCCAATATCCTACTTGCAGTGGGCTCCTGGACCACAGGTTTTCTAAATTCCTTGCTGCACAGTGTGATGATTTCATTGTTGTTGTTCTGTGGACCTAACTTCATTGAGAACTTTTTCTGTGACATACCAGCAATGCTGAAGCTTTCCTGCTCCGACACTTCTACCAACGAGCTATTGATCTTAACTGAAGCAACAATGATGGCCATGGCCTCCATCTTGACCATTGTGATCTCCTACATATCAATAATTTCTACCATCCTGAGAATCCACTCCAACGAAGGGAGACGTTGCACTTTTTCCACCTGCTCTTCTCATCTCATTGTGGTTAGTTTATACTACGGGACCATTATTTTCAGTTATATTCGACCAGCATCAACCTATTCACTTCAGAAGGACAAGGTGGTGTCGGTGATGTATACCGTTGTCACCCCATTGGTAAATCCTTTTATTTACAGTTTACGTAACAAAAAAGTGAAAGAGGCTATGCAAAGATTATTGAAAAGACAACTCTTTTTTCAACGAATATAG